In a genomic window of Echeneis naucrates chromosome 4, fEcheNa1.1, whole genome shotgun sequence:
- the mutyh gene encoding adenine DNA glycosylase, whose product MNKLRPAMQNGKRATREIMEAAKPKRQRTKTAKQEGTTKAVSPSTFHTFPDPADVAQLRCQLLNWYDKEKRELPWRTLAITEPDLNIRTYAVWVSEIMLQQTQVATVKDYYNKWMKRWPTVQDLASATLEEVNQMWAGLGYYSRGKRLHEGAQKVVTELKGQMPQTVDGLLKQLPGVGRYTAAAIGSIALGQVTGAVDGNVIRVLCRLRAIGADSTSPAVTEALWSLINMLVDPERPGDFNQAMMELGARVCTPKGPVCNQCPVKSHCHSYHKVHVKQEQKSKKLLRKLEGEMSALPDIEDCVNSGKCPLCPSEPWDDELGVQNFPRKPAKKPPRVERTLTFVVIRVGDEGEDEYLLTQRPNKGLLAGLWEFPCLLLEEGSSETKQRRALCTVISRILGAPVTESLCQYVGEVVHIFSHIHQTYVVHSVRLKNGDTQTQTKNAQWLSRSALQEAAVSTGVKKIVKLYDSVASQNEQASRGGKRKKLGVNNDKKTQSSKKTKLSAMKSGGKQLSLSSFFKAVKEES is encoded by the exons ATGAACAAGCTACGGCCAGCGATGCAAAACGGCAAAAGAGCCACACGGGAAATAATGGAAGCTGCTAAACCGAAGCGCCAGAGGACAAAGACGGCGAAGCAAG AGGGAACTACGAAGGCTGTCTCACCGTCGACGTTCCACACTTTTCCTGATCCTGCTGATGTTGCACAGCTGCGCTGTCAGCTCCTGAACTGGTATGACAAGGAGAAGAGAGAGCTGCCATGGAGGACTCTG GCTATTACAGAACCAGACCTCAACATCAGGACTTACGCAG TGTGGGTTTCAGAAATCATGCTGCAGCAAACTCAAGTTGCCACGGTTAAAGATTACTACAACAAATGGATGAAG CGGTGGCCCACGGTGCAGGACCTGGCATCTGCTACACTTGAG GAGGTGAACCAGATGTGGGCAGGTCTCGGGTATTATTCCCGGGGAAAAAGACTGCATGAGGGCGCTCAGAAG GTCGTGACAGAGCTGAAAGGACAGATGCCTCAGACAGTTGATGGCCTGCTGAAACAGCTACCTGGCGTTGGTCGCTACACTGCTGCAGCTATAGGCTCTATTGCTCTGGGACAG GTTACTGGAGCTGTGGACGGCAATGTCATTCGGGTGCTGTGTCGTCTGAGGGCGATTGGAGCTGACAGCACAAGTCCTGCAGTAACAGAGGCACTGTG GAGTCTAATCAATATGCTGGTGGACCCAGAGAGACCCGGTGACTTTAACCAGGCCATGATGGAGCTAGGAGCACGAGTCTGCACCCCTAAAGGACCAGTGTGCAACCAGTGTCCTGTAAAGTCCCACTGCCACTCTTATCACAAG GTTCATGTCAAACAAGAGCAAAAGTCCAAGAAGCTTTTGAGGAAGCTGGAGGGAGAAATGTCAGCCCTGCCTGATATAGAAGACTGTG TGAATAGTGGGAAATGTCCTTTGTGTCCGTCTGAGCCCTGGGATGATGAGTTGGGTgttcagaacttccccagaaaaCCAGCAAAGAAGCCCCCCCGAGTGGAGCGAACTCTGACCTTTGTGGTAATCAGAGTTGGAGACGAGGGCGAAGACGAGTACCTGCTCACACAGAGGCCGAACAAAG gTTTGTTGGCAGGCTTGTGGGAGTTTCCATGTCTTCTTCTGGAGGAGGGGAGCTCTGAGACGAAACAGAGGAGGGCGCTGTGTACTGTGATCAGCAGGATACTGGGAGCTCCTGTGACTGAGAGCCTGTGCCAGTATGTTGGAGAG GTGGTTCACATCTTCTCTCACATCCACCAGACGTATGTGGTTCACAGTGTGCGTTTGAAGAAcggtgacacacaaacacagaccaaaaATGCACAGTGGCTCAGCAGATCTGCTctgcaggaagctgctgtgtccacaggagtgaaaaag ATTGTGAAGCTTTATGACTCTGTGGCCAGTCAAAACGAACAAGCCTCAAGG GGcggaaagaggaaaaagctcGGGGTAAACAACGACAAGAAAACACAGTCTtcgaaaaaaacaaaattgtctGCAATGAAGAGTGGAGGCAAACAACTCTCCCTCAGTTCCTTCTTCAAGGCAGTAAAAGAAGAATCATGA